The following are encoded together in the Adhaeribacter arboris genome:
- a CDS encoding two-component regulator propeller domain-containing protein encodes MRSVVQGSDGKIWIGTDHGGVNIIDKKHGTVEYLLQNPDDESSISQNSIYSLYRNKADIIWVGTYKAGISYYHPNNIKFPVYRYQAANPNSLPYNDINRFVEDARGNIFMGTNGGGLLYFDRARNRFQQFLHDPKNANSLTNNVIVGLYLDKQQNLWIGTYYGGLDKFDGTTFTHYRHNPKDSNSISDDRVWEIFEDSRNNLWVGTLGGGLELFDRKKELFRHYRMGAPKSVHSDYISSIIEDKAGNLWIGTAYGVDKLDHKTGEFVHYVNNNNNAQGLSNNNVITVMEDSRGLLWMGTNEGLNVLDRKKNTFRVFRKEDGLPDNSIQGIVEDNQHTMWLATQNGISNVTVQPGSSAADITLQFKNYDVSDGLQDQAFNNNAFLKTRSGDLLFGGSNGFNIFHPGKLEVNRQVPPVILTDFQIFNQTIAAGDTLNGRVLLQENINQAKEITLRHHENMFSIAFAALNFLQPEKNKYAYKLEGFNDQWLSVDNEVRKAVFTNLDPGTYVFRVKASNNDGVWNEAGATLRITILPPFWKTNWAFAFYIILFLAALLIARRIVQTQERLKYKLAHERQEAHRRQELDMLKIRFFTNISHEFRTPLTLILAPLEKMLKEASADAEKIIQLKLVYRNARRLLNLVNQLLDFRKMEVQEIALHASPIDVIPFIREIAFSFSDISENKNIQFTFYAAVEHLVTNVDPDKMEKILFNLLSNAFKFTPEGGKVSVEVSVADFTTDSSRKNLVIQVKDTGIGIPPEDQEKVFKRFFQSDIPGSMVNQGSGIGLAITKEFVKLHEGEITVQSTSGEGTLFTIMLPVVPAVLPAPEINLAVSEMRALPAPIPVEKVNGSTKSSAKKPVILLVEDNEDFRFYLKDNLSVFYQVVEATNGKQGWQQAITLVPDLIVSDILMPEMDGIAFSRKLKKDPRTAAIPVILLTANATEEQKLLGYETGASDYITKPFNFEILLSRLKYLIAQQVAFREALQHKMEVKPQDIAITPLDEKLIKKAIAFTEQNIANPDFSVEDLSRELGMSRVYLYKKLLALTGKAPLEFIRTVRLKRAAQLLTESQLTVAEVAYEVGFNNPKYFTKYFKQEFNELPSAYAAGKRVKV; translated from the coding sequence GTGCGGAGTGTGGTGCAAGGCTCCGACGGCAAAATCTGGATTGGCACGGACCATGGCGGCGTGAACATTATTGATAAGAAGCATGGAACAGTGGAGTACTTGCTGCAAAACCCCGATGATGAAAGTAGTATTAGCCAGAATAGCATTTATTCTCTTTACCGCAACAAGGCCGATATTATCTGGGTGGGTACTTATAAAGCCGGTATTAGCTATTATCATCCTAATAATATTAAATTTCCGGTGTACCGCTACCAGGCAGCTAACCCCAATAGCTTGCCTTATAACGATATAAACCGGTTTGTAGAAGATGCCCGGGGTAACATTTTTATGGGTACCAACGGGGGCGGTTTACTTTACTTCGATCGGGCGCGTAATCGTTTTCAACAGTTTCTGCATGACCCTAAAAATGCGAATAGCCTTACTAACAACGTAATTGTAGGCTTATACCTCGATAAACAGCAAAATTTATGGATTGGTACGTATTACGGCGGTCTGGATAAGTTCGATGGTACCACCTTTACTCATTACCGGCATAATCCCAAAGATTCAAATAGCATTTCGGACGATCGGGTGTGGGAAATTTTTGAAGATTCGCGGAATAATTTGTGGGTAGGTACTTTGGGCGGCGGGTTAGAACTATTCGATCGAAAAAAGGAACTATTCCGGCATTATCGCATGGGAGCACCTAAGTCGGTCCATTCCGATTATATTTCTTCCATTATAGAAGACAAAGCCGGTAATTTATGGATTGGTACTGCTTACGGAGTAGATAAACTAGATCATAAAACGGGGGAGTTTGTTCATTACGTCAACAACAATAATAATGCGCAGGGTTTAAGCAACAACAACGTTATCACCGTTATGGAAGACAGCCGGGGACTCCTCTGGATGGGTACCAACGAAGGCTTAAACGTATTAGATAGAAAAAAAAATACTTTCCGCGTATTCCGGAAAGAAGATGGATTACCGGATAATTCTATTCAGGGTATTGTAGAAGATAATCAGCATACCATGTGGTTGGCAACCCAAAATGGTATTTCGAATGTAACAGTACAGCCAGGTTCTTCAGCGGCAGATATTACTCTTCAGTTTAAAAATTACGATGTATCTGATGGATTACAGGACCAAGCTTTTAATAATAATGCTTTTTTAAAAACCCGGTCCGGCGACCTGTTGTTTGGCGGCAGTAATGGGTTTAATATTTTTCATCCGGGCAAGTTAGAAGTAAACAGACAAGTTCCCCCGGTAATATTAACCGATTTTCAAATATTTAATCAAACAATCGCGGCTGGCGATACGCTTAACGGACGCGTATTATTACAGGAAAATATCAATCAAGCAAAAGAAATTACTTTACGTCACCACGAAAACATGTTTTCGATTGCTTTTGCGGCCCTTAATTTCCTGCAACCTGAAAAAAATAAATACGCTTACAAACTCGAAGGATTTAACGACCAATGGCTTAGTGTGGATAACGAGGTGCGTAAGGCTGTCTTTACCAACCTGGATCCGGGTACTTACGTCTTCCGGGTAAAGGCTTCTAACAATGATGGAGTATGGAACGAAGCCGGAGCCACTTTGCGCATAACAATTCTGCCGCCCTTCTGGAAAACTAACTGGGCTTTTGCTTTTTATATAATTTTATTTCTGGCCGCTTTATTAATAGCCCGCCGGATAGTGCAGACGCAGGAACGGCTTAAATATAAACTGGCCCACGAACGGCAGGAAGCGCATCGCCGCCAGGAGCTAGATATGCTTAAGATCCGGTTCTTTACGAATATCAGCCATGAATTTCGTACGCCACTAACGCTGATTCTGGCGCCTTTGGAGAAAATGCTAAAAGAAGCTAGTGCTGATGCCGAAAAGATAATTCAATTAAAACTGGTTTACCGGAATGCCCGCCGCTTGCTGAACCTGGTGAATCAATTGCTCGACTTTCGCAAAATGGAGGTGCAGGAAATTGCTTTACACGCATCTCCCATAGATGTCATTCCTTTTATTCGTGAAATTGCTTTCTCGTTTTCGGATATATCCGAAAATAAAAACATTCAGTTTACTTTTTACGCCGCCGTAGAGCACTTGGTAACGAATGTAGACCCGGATAAAATGGAAAAGATTTTATTTAACCTGCTCTCCAATGCCTTTAAATTTACGCCAGAGGGAGGAAAAGTTTCGGTAGAAGTAAGTGTGGCCGATTTTACAACCGACTCAAGCCGTAAAAACCTGGTCATTCAAGTAAAAGATACGGGTATTGGCATTCCGCCGGAAGATCAGGAAAAAGTATTTAAGCGGTTTTTCCAGAGCGATATACCCGGCTCCATGGTAAACCAGGGCAGTGGCATTGGTTTGGCTATTACGAAAGAGTTTGTGAAGTTACACGAGGGGGAAATTACCGTGCAAAGTACTTCCGGCGAAGGTACCTTATTTACGATAATGTTACCGGTTGTACCAGCGGTTCTTCCCGCCCCGGAAATTAATTTGGCCGTTAGCGAGATGCGCGCTTTACCGGCTCCTATTCCCGTGGAAAAAGTTAATGGTTCTACTAAGAGTTCCGCTAAGAAACCCGTTATATTATTAGTGGAAGATAACGAAGATTTCCGGTTTTATTTAAAAGATAACCTGAGTGTCTTTTACCAGGTGGTTGAAGCAACTAATGGTAAACAAGGCTGGCAACAGGCCATTACCCTAGTTCCCGATTTAATAGTGAGCGATATCCTGATGCCCGAGATGGACGGCATTGCCTTCAGCCGAAAATTAAAAAAAGATCCGCGTACGGCCGCGATTCCGGTTATTTTACTAACCGCCAATGCCACCGAAGAGCAGAAATTATTGGGGTATGAAACGGGTGCCAGCGATTATATTACCAAACCTTTTAATTTTGAAATATTGCTTTCGCGGCTTAAGTATTTAATTGCGCAACAAGTGGCTTTCCGGGAGGCTCTGCAACATAAAATGGAGGTGAAGCCGCAGGACATTGCCATTACACCCCTCGATGAAAAATTAATTAAAAAAGCAATTGCTTTTACCGAGCAAAATATAGCCAATCCGGACTTTTCGGTGGAAGACCTTAGCCGGGAGTTAGGGATGAGCCGGGTATATCTGTATAAAAAGTTATTGGCTTTAACGGGGAAAGCGCCCCTTGAATTTATCCGGACGGTACGCTTGAAACGGGCGGCTCAGTTGCTAACCGAAAGCCAGCTTACGGTAGCCGAAGTGGCGTACGAAGTAGGTTTTAATAACCCAAAGTACTTTACTAAATATTTTAAACAAGAGTTTAACGAATTGCCGTCGGCGTATGCTGCCGGTAAACGCGTGAAAGTGTAA
- a CDS encoding ligand-binding sensor domain-containing protein, with amino-acid sequence MWFGTMTGLNRYDGYTFKTFRHDVRHATSLRDNYITGLFTGPEEKLWVITRSGLTIYNPLTESFYPNTTRWLQRYALPDSAITQVVKDKTGNFWFMHATQGLFKYTSRTKSTQKLTNTLHSASVSDLVQDKNNDFWLIYRDGMLEKRSSKTWQVMFSSRNLGQQQAVTGPDFRLFADDAGDLWIYQEEQPLGIFISIPPLNYFNITAANRKTLN; translated from the coding sequence ATGTGGTTTGGTACTATGACTGGTCTGAACCGCTACGATGGGTATACGTTTAAAACTTTCCGGCACGACGTCCGGCATGCCACCTCTCTGCGCGATAATTATATAACCGGGCTTTTTACCGGACCAGAAGAAAAATTATGGGTAATTACCCGGAGCGGTTTAACAATTTACAATCCTTTAACCGAATCTTTCTACCCGAATACCACTCGTTGGTTACAAAGGTATGCCTTACCCGATTCAGCTATTACCCAGGTAGTAAAAGATAAAACCGGCAATTTCTGGTTTATGCATGCTACCCAAGGTTTATTTAAATATACTTCCCGCACCAAATCAACTCAAAAGCTAACCAATACTTTGCATTCTGCTTCTGTGTCCGATTTGGTGCAGGATAAAAACAATGATTTTTGGCTGATATACCGCGATGGCATGCTGGAAAAAAGAAGTAGCAAAACCTGGCAGGTAATGTTTAGTAGCCGTAATTTAGGCCAGCAACAAGCGGTAACCGGACCAGATTTCCGGCTTTTTGCCGATGATGCCGGCGATTTATGGATATACCAGGAAGAACAGCCCTTGGGTATTTTTATTTCAATTCCGCCACTAAATTATTTCAACATTACAGCCGCGAATCGAAAAACCTTAAATTAA
- a CDS encoding glycoside hydrolase family 43 protein yields the protein MAAFYKILIRIQIVCFVLSLVAPFRGQAQEPGKNEALLFAYFKGNGDGLHLAASTDGLNWSPLKNDSLFLKPQVSQDKLLRDPCIIKGPDNLFHMVWTVSWNAKGIGYANSLDLIHWSEQQYIPVMEHEAGARNSWAPEITYDKKQKVYLIYWATTITGLYPETQSKEENSYNHRMYYTTTADFKKFSPTKLLYEPGFNVIDATIVPNQSQYLMFLKDETREPPQKNIRIATSKNLVGPYMAAGPPITGKYWAEGPTALKLGINWIVYFDKYTEGKMGAVTSPDLKKWTDISGKINFPAGVRHGTVFKVTRQELEKLK from the coding sequence ATGGCTGCCTTCTATAAAATCCTGATACGAATCCAAATAGTTTGTTTTGTTCTCTCTCTGGTGGCTCCTTTTCGGGGGCAAGCTCAGGAGCCCGGAAAAAACGAAGCTTTACTTTTTGCTTATTTCAAAGGGAATGGCGATGGCTTGCACCTGGCTGCCAGCACCGATGGTTTAAATTGGTCTCCTTTAAAAAACGATAGTTTATTTCTTAAACCTCAGGTTAGTCAAGATAAACTCTTGCGCGATCCCTGCATTATTAAAGGTCCGGATAATTTATTTCACATGGTCTGGACGGTAAGTTGGAATGCCAAAGGAATTGGTTACGCGAACTCGCTGGATTTAATTCATTGGTCAGAGCAGCAGTATATTCCCGTAATGGAACACGAAGCAGGCGCGCGTAATAGCTGGGCACCCGAAATAACCTACGATAAAAAACAAAAAGTATATCTTATCTATTGGGCCACTACCATTACCGGCCTGTATCCGGAAACGCAATCTAAAGAAGAAAACAGTTATAATCACCGGATGTACTATACCACCACTGCCGACTTTAAAAAATTTAGCCCTACTAAACTATTATACGAACCCGGCTTTAACGTTATCGATGCTACGATTGTCCCAAACCAAAGCCAATACCTTATGTTTCTGAAAGACGAAACCCGCGAACCGCCGCAGAAAAATATTCGGATAGCCACAAGCAAAAACCTAGTTGGACCCTATATGGCCGCCGGACCGCCTATAACCGGTAAATACTGGGCCGAAGGACCAACTGCTCTAAAATTAGGAATTAATTGGATTGTTTATTTTGATAAATATACCGAAGGCAAAATGGGCGCAGTTACGTCGCCGGATTTAAAAAAATGGACAGATATTTCCGGGAAGATAAACTTTCCGGCGGGAGTGCGGCACGGTACGGTATTTAAAGTAACGCGCCAGGAACTGGAAAAATTAAAATAA
- a CDS encoding vanadium-dependent haloperoxidase: MKKILSFLFSLMVIMACGRKKSEGSFKSQQISQVLSKMTDIMVHDVTNPPLAARFFSYACLAGYEVVAQNDSTSRSMYGVLNKYPKIEKPQVSGYSYQLSALLAMMETAKKMQPSGTLLEKYEQQFLDSCRNAGVSEEVISPSLAYAQAISKSILAYAKADKYNRISNYPRYTPANQEGTWYPTPPGYFAPVEPYFNTVRSFTLDTCIQFKPAPPVAFSKDKASEFYKLMQESYQEGVQLPKEHQEIAAFWDCNPFALQDNGHMLVGMKKISPGAHWLGITGIACQQAKVPFAKAMQINTLVSVSLMDGFISCWDEKFRSNRIRPETAIRKYIDPRWKPLLQTPPFPEYLSGHSTISSAAAVVLTHYLGDNFKYKDTVEVRFGLPAREFKSFQQAAEEAGISRFYGGIHFRDAIDNGRLQGLQVGKWVVNKVNNKVSTLAVAGTK; this comes from the coding sequence ATGAAGAAAATTTTAAGTTTTCTTTTTAGCCTGATGGTAATAATGGCTTGCGGCCGTAAAAAGTCGGAGGGTTCGTTCAAAAGCCAGCAAATAAGCCAGGTGTTGTCCAAGATGACGGATATAATGGTACATGACGTAACGAATCCGCCTTTAGCTGCCCGTTTTTTTTCTTATGCCTGTCTGGCCGGTTATGAGGTGGTGGCTCAAAACGATAGTACGAGCCGGAGCATGTACGGTGTTTTAAACAAATATCCTAAAATAGAAAAGCCGCAAGTTTCGGGTTATTCTTATCAGCTAAGTGCCTTATTGGCGATGATGGAGACTGCTAAAAAAATGCAACCTTCCGGCACCTTATTAGAGAAATATGAGCAGCAATTTTTAGATTCTTGCCGGAACGCGGGTGTTTCCGAAGAAGTAATTAGTCCTTCGTTGGCGTACGCTCAAGCTATTAGTAAAAGTATTCTCGCTTACGCTAAAGCCGACAAATACAACCGCATCAGTAATTATCCGCGCTACACGCCTGCTAACCAGGAAGGAACCTGGTATCCGACTCCGCCCGGCTATTTTGCCCCGGTAGAGCCTTATTTTAATACCGTGCGGTCGTTTACCTTAGATACCTGCATTCAGTTTAAACCGGCGCCACCGGTAGCATTTTCCAAAGATAAAGCATCTGAGTTCTATAAATTGATGCAGGAAAGTTACCAGGAAGGTGTTCAATTACCCAAAGAGCACCAGGAAATCGCCGCTTTCTGGGACTGTAATCCTTTTGCTTTGCAAGACAATGGGCACATGCTGGTAGGAATGAAGAAAATATCGCCGGGGGCACATTGGTTAGGTATTACGGGTATTGCCTGCCAACAGGCGAAAGTGCCTTTTGCCAAGGCTATGCAAATAAATACTTTAGTTTCTGTTTCGTTAATGGATGGTTTTATTTCGTGCTGGGACGAGAAATTCCGCAGTAACCGTATTCGTCCGGAGACCGCTATCCGCAAATATATTGACCCTCGGTGGAAGCCGCTCCTGCAAACCCCGCCTTTCCCGGAATACTTAAGTGGCCATTCTACTATTTCATCGGCGGCGGCGGTAGTTTTAACGCACTACTTGGGAGATAATTTTAAATATAAGGATACCGTGGAAGTGCGGTTTGGTTTACCGGCCCGGGAATTTAAATCTTTTCAGCAAGCAGCGGAGGAGGCAGGTATTTCGCGTTTTTACGGGGGCATTCACTTTCGCGATGCCATTGATAACGGCCGTTTACAAGGTTTGCAAGTTGGCAAGTGGGTAGTAAATAAGGTAAATAATAAAGTAAGTACACTGGCCGTAGCGGGAACCAAATAG
- a CDS encoding VCBS repeat-containing protein: MLSRCAFLLLGAGIILFSGCRKAEKKLSANQPEDTPKNTLFTLLPPEKTKVNFTNTLTESMYGNVLMYQYFYNGGGVAVGDVNNDGLQDIYFTSNMTPNRLYLNQGNLQFTEVAEFAGVIGRLNAWKTGVTMADVNGDKLLDIYVCYSGHLPSEARVNQLFINQGVNKQGNPQFLEQAHQYGLADSSYSTNASFFDYDRDNDLDMFLLNHNPVIFNNLDEVSIAEILKKPEPNMRVKLYKNNQGHFEDVSDRVGLAKSAFTYGLGAGIGDMNSDGWPDIYISNDYSAPDYLYYNNGNGTFTDKLKSSLGHIPIYSMGNDVADINNDARPDILTLDMLPEDNRRQKLLFAPDNYEKFAINARAGFYYQYMRNMLQLNNGDGTFSEVGQLSGISNTDWSWAPLIADYDNDGWKDMYITNGFLRDFTNMDFMKYRGGYLQLKGGKVSEPEMMALIKSMPSSNVVNYVFQNTGGAQFRNQSQAWGITKPSNSNGAAYADLDNDGDLDLVVNNLNQPAFIYQNHAEKYLKNHYLRINLQGAGKNTFGIGAKIMVYAAGKQQYLEQMLTRGFQSSVSPVMHVGLGSSAMVDSLRVVWPNGKQQILRKVKADQTVTLNEKAANNQYKPVQKNISPVFTPTKTTLAFAHQPNAINDFKRQPLLVNPLSFDGPCLVKADVNNDGLEDVFAGGSARQASQLFLQQKNGKFLPKVNPAFVADKASEDVDAIFVDVNQDKNLDLYVCSGGYGNFLPDDPLLQDRLYLGDGQGNFTKSATALPVMLTSTSCVRASDINNDGAIDLFVGGRVIPGRYPEAPRSYVLINNGHGQFTDQTRNLAPQLERIGMVSDAAWVDLNQDKKQELVVIGEWLPVTVFSNTGNKLTNSTSAYFAKSYSGWWNKLLVGDFNQDNQPDLLIGNLGLNSQCKVSDKQPADLIYKDFDDNGSVDPILCLYMQGKSYPYVSRDELLDQISTMRTRFPDYKSYADAGLSDIFTKEELQGAKKLSANWLGTSLFLSNNQNKMQVVPLPLEAQYAPVHALSALDYNHDGQLDVLLAGNQNQARLRFGKADANYGVLLQGNGKGQFSYVPQTKSGLQLKGDVRSMIAVKNTLLVGINQQPVKAYKLK; the protein is encoded by the coding sequence TTGCTGAGCCGTTGCGCGTTTTTACTGCTGGGTGCAGGAATTATTTTATTTAGTGGTTGTAGAAAAGCAGAAAAGAAGCTTTCTGCCAATCAGCCGGAAGATACTCCTAAAAACACCTTATTTACCTTATTGCCTCCCGAAAAAACAAAGGTAAATTTTACAAATACCCTAACGGAAAGCATGTACGGCAACGTGCTCATGTACCAATATTTCTACAACGGGGGAGGGGTAGCCGTGGGCGACGTAAATAACGATGGGCTACAGGATATTTATTTCACTAGCAACATGACTCCCAATCGCTTGTACCTAAACCAAGGTAACCTGCAGTTTACCGAAGTGGCCGAGTTTGCAGGGGTGATCGGGCGGTTAAATGCCTGGAAAACCGGGGTAACTATGGCCGATGTAAATGGCGATAAATTATTAGATATTTATGTTTGTTACTCCGGCCACTTGCCATCCGAAGCCCGGGTAAATCAGTTATTTATCAACCAGGGAGTTAATAAACAAGGAAACCCGCAATTTCTGGAACAAGCCCACCAATACGGACTAGCCGACTCGTCCTACAGCACCAATGCCAGTTTTTTTGATTACGATCGCGACAACGACCTGGATATGTTTCTGTTGAACCATAATCCGGTTATATTCAACAACCTGGACGAAGTAAGCATTGCCGAAATTTTAAAAAAACCAGAGCCGAACATGCGGGTTAAGCTGTATAAAAATAACCAAGGGCATTTCGAAGACGTATCGGACCGCGTAGGCTTGGCTAAATCGGCGTTCACGTATGGTTTGGGCGCAGGAATTGGCGATATGAATAGTGATGGCTGGCCGGATATCTACATTTCGAACGATTACTCCGCGCCCGATTACCTTTATTATAATAACGGAAACGGTACCTTTACGGATAAATTAAAATCCAGCCTCGGGCACATTCCCATTTACTCCATGGGTAACGATGTGGCGGATATTAACAACGATGCCCGCCCGGATATTTTAACCCTGGATATGTTGCCGGAAGATAACCGGCGGCAGAAACTATTATTTGCCCCGGATAATTACGAGAAGTTTGCTATTAATGCGCGTGCGGGCTTTTATTACCAGTACATGCGCAACATGTTACAGTTAAATAATGGCGATGGTACCTTCAGCGAAGTGGGGCAGTTAAGTGGCATTTCTAATACCGATTGGAGCTGGGCTCCCTTAATTGCTGATTATGACAACGATGGCTGGAAGGATATGTACATTACCAACGGTTTCCTGCGCGATTTTACCAATATGGATTTTATGAAGTACCGGGGCGGTTATTTGCAACTAAAAGGGGGCAAGGTAAGCGAACCGGAAATGATGGCGCTAATAAAAAGCATGCCTTCCTCTAACGTAGTTAACTACGTGTTTCAGAATACGGGTGGAGCGCAGTTTCGGAACCAGAGCCAAGCCTGGGGAATTACGAAACCTTCTAACAGCAACGGAGCAGCCTACGCCGACCTGGATAATGACGGCGACTTAGATTTAGTTGTCAACAACCTTAACCAGCCGGCCTTTATCTATCAAAATCATGCTGAAAAATACCTGAAAAACCATTATTTAAGAATAAACCTGCAAGGTGCGGGTAAAAACACTTTTGGGATTGGGGCTAAGATTATGGTGTACGCGGCAGGTAAGCAACAATACCTGGAGCAAATGCTTACCCGCGGCTTTCAATCGAGCGTATCGCCGGTGATGCATGTGGGACTTGGTAGTTCCGCTATGGTGGATTCGTTGCGAGTGGTTTGGCCAAATGGGAAACAGCAAATTCTACGGAAGGTAAAAGCAGACCAAACTGTAACCTTAAACGAGAAGGCAGCTAATAACCAATACAAACCCGTGCAGAAAAATATATCTCCCGTTTTCACGCCAACAAAAACCACCCTTGCTTTTGCGCATCAACCCAATGCTATTAACGATTTTAAGCGCCAACCACTGCTGGTCAATCCTTTGTCCTTCGACGGGCCTTGTTTGGTAAAAGCAGATGTAAACAACGATGGCTTAGAGGATGTGTTTGCCGGTGGTAGTGCCAGGCAGGCCAGTCAGTTATTCTTGCAGCAGAAAAATGGCAAATTTTTGCCGAAAGTTAATCCTGCTTTTGTGGCGGATAAAGCCAGCGAAGACGTGGATGCCATTTTTGTGGACGTAAACCAGGATAAAAATTTAGACTTATACGTGTGCAGCGGCGGTTACGGCAATTTCCTGCCCGACGACCCTTTGCTGCAGGATCGGCTTTATTTAGGCGATGGTCAGGGTAATTTCACGAAAAGCGCCACTGCTTTGCCGGTAATGCTTACGAGTACCAGTTGTGTGCGGGCCAGCGATATAAATAATGACGGAGCCATAGATTTATTTGTGGGCGGAAGAGTTATTCCGGGTCGCTACCCAGAAGCGCCTCGCAGCTACGTGTTAATTAACAATGGCCACGGACAATTTACGGATCAAACCAGGAATCTGGCACCTCAACTGGAACGTATCGGTATGGTTTCCGACGCAGCCTGGGTAGATTTAAACCAAGATAAAAAGCAGGAACTAGTAGTAATTGGCGAGTGGCTGCCCGTAACTGTTTTCAGCAACACCGGCAATAAGCTAACCAATAGCACTTCTGCTTACTTTGCCAAGTCTTACAGCGGTTGGTGGAACAAATTACTGGTAGGAGATTTTAACCAGGATAATCAACCTGATTTGCTTATTGGTAATTTGGGTTTAAATAGTCAATGCAAGGTTAGCGACAAACAACCAGCTGATTTAATTTACAAAGATTTCGACGATAACGGCTCGGTTGACCCTATTCTGTGCCTGTACATGCAAGGCAAAAGTTATCCGTACGTGAGCCGCGACGAACTGCTCGACCAAATAAGTACGATGCGCACCCGTTTCCCGGATTATAAAAGTTACGCCGATGCCGGATTATCCGATATCTTTACAAAAGAAGAACTACAGGGAGCTAAAAAGTTGTCTGCTAATTGGTTGGGAACAAGCTTATTTCTGAGTAATAATCAAAATAAAATGCAAGTAGTGCCACTACCCTTAGAAGCGCAATACGCCCCCGTGCATGCCCTGAGCGCACTGGATTATAACCACGACGGTCAATTAGATGTGCTGCTGGCCGGCAATCAGAACCAGGCGCGGCTTCGGTTTGGTAAAGCCGATGCTAACTACGGGGTGCTTTTGCAGGGTAACGGTAAAGGGCAGTTTTCCTATGTACCTCAAACTAAATCCGGGCTTCAGCTGAAAGGGGATGTGCGGAGTATGATAGCCGTGAAAAATACTTTATTGGTAGGAATAAATCAGCAACCAGTTAAAGCTTATAAATTAAAATAA